A window of Fusarium musae strain F31 chromosome 1, whole genome shotgun sequence genomic DNA:
AGGCAACCCTTGGCCCTAAACTCGTTTAGAATGATGATAGTTGCAGTAAGTCTGTGATGGCCTTCTTGCTTTTCGAAGACACGAGCGTTGGACCTGAGAAATCGATTGTCTCTACCAATACCCACAGGGTCACTTACATCGATGTCATAGGTCCTATAGATAGATGCCTGTACATCCTGTACTTCGTACTTAGTCAATTATTAACTATCCATGCAATATTTAGACCTGGTGAACCCAAACTTCCGGTATTGACTGTCTTTTTTAAGCAGTTTTCCCAACCCAAATAGTCCGTCATGTGGCTTAAACCTGCAGCAAAAGCGTCATTGGCCTGGCATTGCGAAGCTGGGCGGGAATCATCTAACGTTACCACAATTACAGAACCAATCTTGACTCCCGTCGCTCCCTTACCTAGCCTGTTTTCGTTTTTCAGGTGATGCTACTGGCTGATAAAGTCGATATGCAAGCCCCTGGCAGCCTTGCCGAGCCTTGAAAGGTACTAGCTCCGACCCGCTCATCGAAGGACAAGACACATGGACATCATCTTAGGACAACCTTAATAAGTTCCGTTTAGGTCTCCCAACACATCCATCCTCACGTCTACTTTTGTTCTTGctggcctcttcctcttctcaccTTTCCGTGCACCCATGATTGAGTCTCTTCTTTGACGGGGCTGAAGCGAGCCGTTTCCTTTGGTTGAATTCTAATTGTCCAGTCTTGGGATAACTAACTTTCTTGTGGCAACTTTGCTCCATGTCCTGACATTCCCTTTTCGTGCTATTCAACATCCACGGGcctttttctcctcctcatgaCTTTGCGCATTTGATCTTGAACTACCTAAGTCAAACACTCATGCATTCGACGGATTTTTCTCTACAGTTGTAATACAACCGCTTGCGCATCCTTCTGTCGATATGCAATTGCCATGGGGCGGCCGCGACGGTCCGGGAAATGACACCTTGCTACCGACATCCAACATCCCTTCCATCACCGGCCATGCTGCGGATGGCCTTGATTCCAAGGATGGCGATCGTCCACAGCGCCCAGGCCGTCACGTTCGAACCACGTCTTCTGATGCACGGGTTAGTCTCAACATGCGCAGCTTCCGTAACATACTCGATTTCCATGGACCCAAACTAACCACTCCACCAGAACGTTGCCGATCATTTCTCCTATATGACCCCGAGCGAAGCCGCAGCGAATTTACGGACATCGCTCACCCTTGGCCTTACTCCAACAGAAGCTCTCACCAGACTAGGCGAATATGGTCCGAATGAAATTCCTCACGAAGACCCAGAGCCATTATGGCTACGATTCGTTAAACAATTCCAGGAGCCCCTTATTCTGCTGCTTCTGGTTTCGGCCGGTACATCGCTCCTCTTGGGAAACATGGATGACGCTATCAGTATCACAGTCGCTGTGACAATTGTCGTGTCCGTCGGGTTCATACAAGAGTATCGTTCTGAAAAGTCTATCGAGGCTCTTAACCACCTTGTGCCGAATCATGCCCACCTCGTCCGTGGTCAGAGCAAGACGTCGTCATTGGGGAAGACTGCTACCTGGCCACCGCGTATAGATGATGCCGATTCAGCCTTGACCCCGGGCTCTGTCACTCCAGTCAGTGATATTCTGGATGCAACATCTTCCAAGGTCATGGCTTCTCAGCTGGTCCCTGGCGATCTCGTTCTGTTTACCACCGGTGATCGCATTCCTGCCGACATCCGTGTTACCAAAGCCGCAGACCTAACGATTGATGCCTCAAACCTCACTGGAGAGACGGAGCCTGTGAGGGTGACGGCTGAGGCACGTAACCGTGGATTCGGCTCATATGGTCTCGACAAATCACAATTGCCTCGACCCAACTCTCTTGCCCCCTCTGAGCATGGAGATTCTGACGCAGATGGCATTCATAACATTGCATATATGGGAACATTGGTGAAGTCGGGCCACGGTCAGGGTATTGTCTTTGCGACTGGAGGCCATACACACTTTGGAACTATTGCTGTTAGCGTTTCTGGTACCGAGAGTCCAAGATCACCGCTTCAGTTATCCATGGACGACCTTGGCTCGCAGCTCAGTAAAGCTTCATTTGTTGTAATTGGCCTCATCTCAGTTGTCGGTTGGCTACAGGGgaagaagcttcttgagatcttCACTATTTCGATATCACTTGCCGTGGCCGCCATCCCTGAAGGTCTGCCTATTATTGTAACTGTCACATTGGCCCTGGGTGTTCATCGCATGGCTAGGCATAATGCGATCGTCCGAAGGATGCCCAAGGTCGAGACTTTGGGCTCCGTGAATGTAGTGTGCACTGATAAAACAGGTATGAAATCGGGCGTCATTCGCGGAGATGAGCTAACAGGACCGTTCAAGGTACCCTTACTACGAACCACATGACAACTACTCGAATGTGGTATTTTGGAGCTCAAGAGCCTGTCCCGGTGGAGTCTGATCACGATGATGTTGAAACGAATCCAGACATTAACCAGGCCACCCTTAGAGTGCTTCGCATAGGCAACATTGCGAATGACGCGCGACTTGCTCAAAAGTATACAGAGCACGGCCAAGCCGCAACAGCTGTACTTTCGTCGACGTTAGGACGTGGTCAGGTTTCCACATATACCCGCTGGGTTGGACAACCCACTGACGTTGCCATGCTGGACCTCCTTGATCGCTTCAAGGAACACGATGTCAGAGAATCTATCGGCCCTCGAGTGAGCGAGACGCCTTTCAGCTCTGAACGAAAGTGGATGGGTGTCACAATTGGATCCGAAACAAAGGGTGACAAGGAATTCGCTTACATGAAGGGCTCTATCGAAAAGGTTCTGGCGGCATGTGACAGCTATCTCGAAAAGGATGGAAGGGAAATTGTACTTGACTCTGCACGTCGCCAGGAGGCCCTTCAAGCCGCCGAAGCCATGGCTGTCCAAGGTCTCCGGGTATTGGCATTTGCCAGCGGTTCCGTCACGCGCCCATTGAGAAGCAAATCCGCAGCGCGCAGCAACCCTGGTTTCGATCGGAGCGAGAGTCCATCTTCTCACAGTCCAGAAGACATTTACAAAAACCTCACCTTTGCGGGTCTTGTTGGTATGCGCGATCCTCCGCGACCCGGAGTTGGACGTTCTATTAGGCGCTTGATGCGAGGTGGGGTCAAGGTCATCATGATTACTGGCGATGCAGAGACGACAGCGCTTGCCATAGGAAAGCAACTGGGCATGAACATTGCAGTCCCTAGCGGACATTCAGGCGGCCAGAACACTGTAAGGCCTGTGCTGCGCGGCGACGAGGTTGACAGGTTGTCGGAGGAAGATCTAGCGCAGGCCATGCAACACACAACCATATTTGCACGAACGAACCCAGACCACAAGCTGAAGATCATTCGAGCCCTCCAGTCAAGGGGCGATATTGTCGCCATGACTGGTGATGGCGTCAATGATGCGCCAGCTTTGAAGAAGGCAGACATTGGTATTTCCATGGGCCGCCATGGCACTGATGTTGCAAAGGAGGCAGCAGACATGATTTTGACGGACGATGACTTTTCTACGATTCTCAGAGCCATCGAGGAGGGCAAGGGTATCTTCAACAATATCCAGAACTTCCTGACCTTCCAACTCAGCACAAGTGCTGCCAGTTTGGCACTTGTTTTCATTTGCACCTGCTTCGGCTTTAAATCCCCTTTGAACGCCATGCAGATTCTGTGGATTAGTAAGAGCAACAGCTGATGTGCAGTCTCACCCAAGCTAACCGGCATACTATAGACATTATCATGGATGGTCCTCCAGCTCAGTCTTTGGGTGTTGAAAGGGTAGACCCTGATGTTATGACCAAGCCTCcacgaagacgaggagatcCAGTACTTACCAAGTCGCTTATTACACGCGTTCTCACATCGGCGGCCATAATTACCATTGGAACAATGCTCATCTACCGTCGTGAGATGATGGCTGATGCACAGGTCACCCGCCGTGACACGACGATGACATTCACctgcttcgtcttcttcgacatGTTCAATGCTTTGAGCTGCAGGTCAGAGTCTAAGTCGGTACTTCAGGGCGAAGTTGGACTCTTTTCTAACAACTTGTTCAACTGGGCTGTGTCTCTCAGCATTGCTGGACAGTTGCTTGTCATCTATTTTCCTTGGCTCCAGGAGACTTTCCAGACGGAAGCGCTTGGGTTTTTTGACCTCGTACGACTCGTTCTGTTGTGTAGCACGGTATTTTGGGCGGACGAGCTGCGAAAATATCTcaagtataataaaaggcGTTTTGGAAACGATTATAGCCAGGCGGTGTAATAGGGGGTACCATTTCTTATTGAGAGGGCCAAGGGGTTCATTT
This region includes:
- a CDS encoding hypothetical protein (EggNog:ENOG41) yields the protein MQLPWGGRDGPGNDTLLPTSNIPSITGHAADGLDSKDGDRPQRPGRHVRTTSSDARNVADHFSYMTPSEAAANLRTSLTLGLTPTEALTRLGEYGPNEIPHEDPEPLWLRFVKQFQEPLILLLLVSAGTSLLLGNMDDAISITVAVTIVVSVGFIQEYRSEKSIEALNHLVPNHAHLVRGQSKTSSLGKTATWPPRIDDADSALTPGSVTPVSDILDATSSKVMASQLVPGDLVLFTTGDRIPADIRVTKAADLTIDASNLTGETEPVRVTAEARNRGFGSYGLDKSQLPRPNSLAPSEHGDSDADGIHNIAYMGTLVKSGHGQGIVFATGGHTHFGTIAVSVSGTESPRSPLQLSMDDLGSQLSKASFVVIGLISVVGWLQGKKLLEIFTISISLAVAAIPEGLPIIVTVTLALGVHRMARHNAIVRRMPKVETLGSVNVVCTDKTGTLTTNHMTTTRMWYFGAQEPVPVESDHDDVETNPDINQATLRVLRIGNIANDARLAQKYTEHGQAATAVLSSTLGRGQVSTYTRWVGQPTDVAMLDLLDRFKEHDVRESIGPRVSETPFSSERKWMGVTIGSETKGDKEFAYMKGSIEKVLAACDSYLEKDGREIVLDSARRQEALQAAEAMAVQGLRVLAFASGSVTRPLRSKSAARSNPGFDRSESPSSHSPEDIYKNLTFAGLVGMRDPPRPGVGRSIRRLMRGGVKVIMITGDAETTALAIGKQLGMNIAVPSGHSGGQNTVRPVLRGDEVDRLSEEDLAQAMQHTTIFARTNPDHKLKIIRALQSRGDIVAMTGDGVNDAPALKKADIGISMGRHGTDVAKEAADMILTDDDFSTILRAIEEGKGIFNNIQNFLTFQLSTSAASLALVFICTCFGFKSPLNAMQILWINIIMDGPPAQSLGVERVDPDVMTKPPRRRGDPVLTKSLITRVLTSAAIITIGTMLIYRREMMADAQVTRRDTTMTFTCFVFFDMFNALSCRSESKSVLQGEVGLFSNNLFNWAVSLSIAGQLLVIYFPWLQETFQTEALGFFDLVRLVLLCSTVFWADELRKYLKYNKRRFGNDYSQAV